The SAR324 cluster bacterium genome includes a window with the following:
- a CDS encoding cyclic nucleotide-binding domain-containing protein — translation MQSPLPLKVLLVTNNKDSRSMVQDTLTKLNVCNVHHAETPQKGIDLLNQHSIYDLSIVDEFNLGGNALIKAWVHRPHLRNIPMILMTEEVSLFKLQMYRRNYIRHVLIKPFDSSTFFQKFENVLRLGEHFSPEYINKIRKIDFFSHFKLCDLYQILETGFIKEFQAGSTLIHESGKVNKFGVILKGEAGIYRTDKEGNSTEVSTLKKGDFLGETNLLSSEHSSTRIVAHTNSIVFMMPNYAFQLFPEKLRDQFYQLIILNLTKKLRYMTDVACEEKNKVFQNYRSQPTPPPFSDTWGAHTTGFVPSYF, via the coding sequence ATGCAGAGTCCATTGCCCTTAAAAGTTTTGCTGGTTACTAACAATAAGGATTCACGCAGCATGGTTCAGGACACGTTGACAAAATTGAACGTGTGTAATGTCCATCATGCCGAAACCCCGCAAAAAGGTATTGATCTCCTGAATCAGCATTCAATTTATGATTTATCCATTGTTGATGAATTCAATCTTGGTGGCAACGCTCTGATCAAAGCCTGGGTTCATCGCCCACATCTGCGAAATATTCCCATGATTTTGATGACGGAGGAAGTTTCTTTGTTCAAGTTGCAGATGTACCGTCGCAATTACATTCGTCATGTGCTGATCAAACCCTTTGATTCTTCCACTTTTTTTCAGAAATTTGAAAATGTCCTTCGTCTTGGTGAACATTTTTCACCGGAATATATCAATAAAATCAGGAAAATCGATTTTTTCAGCCACTTCAAGTTATGTGATCTATACCAGATTCTTGAAACAGGATTTATCAAGGAGTTTCAGGCGGGCAGCACCTTGATTCATGAATCAGGCAAAGTGAACAAATTTGGTGTAATCCTGAAAGGTGAAGCCGGGATTTACAGAACGGACAAAGAGGGGAATTCCACTGAAGTGAGTACCCTTAAAAAAGGGGATTTTCTGGGTGAAACGAATCTGTTGTCTTCAGAACATTCATCAACACGGATTGTTGCTCATACCAATTCGATTGTATTCATGATGCCTAATTACGCGTTTCAATTGTTTCCTGAAAAACTTCGAGATCAATTTTATCAGCTCATAATCTTGAATTTGACGAAAAAACTGCGTTATATGACAGATGTCGCATGTGAAGAAAAAAATAAGGTCTTTCAAAATTACAGATCTCAACCAACCCCTCCACCATTTAGTGATACATGGGGTGCCCACACTACAGGGTTTGTTCCCTCCTATTTTTGA
- a CDS encoding sensor domain-containing diguanylate cyclase gives MPVKISWLTRFINFVTFINQPIKQRFISFFFAIIFWFIVISVISIFSLVHVKGLVDEVIVDTIPHEMVAQKIIRKLQAVNINVIELIGTDELEIANKAISLADIRLSDINTYVMTLRNGGFLNDYTRDTGELVETLFIKVVSTDQKDQQFIQDFSHLFSSIEDNYQQLVSLKTDAIETHNPGLIEPLKRLSRELSEQLTKAISLSNQYSAEHSTIYGMNGEKINEFTFLALFVLGVALTVTTMLLIFLISSTSRAIVNPLNAIVDQIKLLNEGVVDLSRSQQLDIYLKDEIGMLAHELNGLITSIHGMNSFKKVIEADESLTDVYSRLGKSFEELGLPDYIIYEVLDSKLIPVGQEFTGKVEINCNEDILSNCDLCRAKRTSNVISSFDYPQICKQFRMEVKMEHICVPMIIGSSTGGVIQFLLPQNQEYNRSEVDRKIFRAKNYITESIHVIEAKRLMNTLKDSAIKDTLTGLYNRRLLQESGDSIVSGVLRRKKTLGLLMVDLDYFKQVNDTYGHDVGDQVLSTLAVVLKSSVRTSDIVIRFGGEEFLIILMDVEDGESLKIAEKIRSNIEKMEVKVHDGVLKKTGSIGLSEFPKDTDGFWQAIKYADISLYFAKESGRNRVIRFDQSMWKGQEF, from the coding sequence ATGCCCGTTAAAATTTCCTGGTTAACCCGATTTATTAATTTTGTAACGTTTATAAATCAGCCCATCAAACAACGCTTCATATCTTTTTTCTTTGCTATCATCTTCTGGTTTATTGTCATTTCCGTGATCAGTATTTTCTCCCTGGTACATGTCAAAGGGTTGGTCGACGAAGTGATTGTTGACACCATTCCTCATGAAATGGTCGCACAGAAAATCATTCGAAAACTTCAGGCGGTTAACATCAATGTCATTGAATTGATTGGAACTGATGAACTGGAGATTGCCAACAAAGCCATCAGTCTGGCTGATATTCGATTGAGTGATATCAATACTTATGTGATGACGTTGAGGAATGGCGGGTTTCTGAATGATTATACCCGTGACACCGGAGAGTTGGTTGAAACACTGTTTATTAAAGTGGTGTCAACTGATCAGAAAGACCAGCAGTTTATACAGGATTTCTCTCACCTGTTTAGTAGTATTGAAGACAATTATCAACAACTTGTTTCTCTTAAAACAGACGCGATAGAAACTCATAACCCCGGTCTGATAGAACCGCTGAAACGTTTAAGTCGGGAATTATCGGAACAGTTGACAAAAGCCATCTCCCTTTCCAACCAGTATTCGGCTGAACATTCAACAATTTATGGTATGAACGGTGAGAAAATTAACGAATTCACATTTCTGGCGTTATTTGTGCTGGGGGTTGCGTTGACAGTCACCACCATGCTGCTCATATTTTTAATTTCTTCCACTTCCCGAGCCATCGTAAATCCACTCAATGCCATCGTAGATCAGATCAAATTGTTGAATGAGGGGGTCGTTGATCTCAGTCGAAGTCAGCAACTGGATATTTATCTTAAAGATGAAATTGGTATGCTGGCCCATGAACTGAATGGACTCATCACTTCAATACACGGAATGAACAGTTTCAAGAAAGTGATTGAAGCTGATGAAAGCCTGACAGATGTCTACTCCCGACTTGGGAAATCCTTTGAAGAACTGGGTTTACCTGATTATATCATATATGAAGTCCTTGATAGTAAATTAATCCCTGTCGGTCAGGAGTTTACCGGAAAAGTGGAAATTAATTGTAATGAAGATATTTTGAGCAACTGTGATTTATGCAGAGCCAAACGCACCAGTAATGTCATTTCATCCTTTGATTATCCCCAGATCTGTAAACAATTCAGAATGGAAGTCAAAATGGAACATATCTGCGTTCCTATGATTATTGGAAGCAGCACTGGTGGCGTCATCCAGTTTTTACTCCCTCAAAATCAGGAATATAATCGTTCGGAAGTGGATCGGAAAATTTTCAGAGCCAAAAATTACATCACTGAATCCATTCATGTGATTGAGGCCAAGCGGTTGATGAATACCCTGAAAGATTCGGCGATCAAGGATACCTTGACGGGATTGTACAATCGGAGGCTTCTTCAGGAATCAGGAGATTCCATCGTTTCAGGTGTACTGAGACGCAAGAAAACACTGGGATTGCTGATGGTCGATCTGGATTATTTCAAACAGGTGAATGATACCTATGGGCACGATGTAGGGGATCAGGTTTTGTCCACGCTGGCAGTTGTCCTTAAATCAAGTGTGCGCACTTCAGATATTGTCATCCGGTTTGGCGGAGAGGAATTTCTGATCATTTTGATGGATGTTGAAGATGGTGAATCTCTAAAAATCGCTGAAAAAATCCGGTCAAACATTGAAAAAATGGAAGTCAAGGTACATGACGGTGTTCTGAAAAAAACTGGAAGTATCGGTTTGAGTGAGTTTCCTAAAGATACGGATGGATTCTGGCAAGCCATCAAATATGCTGATATTTCCCTGTATTTTGCCAAGGAAAGTGGGCGGAACAGGGTGATACGATTCGATCAAAGCATGTGGAAAGGGCAAGAGTTTTGA